The sequence below is a genomic window from Vicinamibacterales bacterium.
GGCGGGCGTGACCGCCGGCCGACCGCTGCACGCCGACCCTAACTTGGCTTTCTTCCGGCGGCCAGGCGCTCGCCGGTTTGCGGACGCGCGGACTGGGCAATCAACGCTGGCCCTTGCGCCGTCGTTCCCACCAACCGCCCAAGCAGCGTCACGAACTCGTCGGTGCTCAGATGGGCGCTCTCGCCAGGCCCGAACGTATGGACGAGCGAGCGGGCCAGCTCTTCCAATGGGTGATTCCAGAAGCTCCGTGGGCTCATAGGGTTCGCTCCGCCGGGGTCCTCACTGACTAGGCTATAAGCAAGAGCGATGCCTATTTGATACTTGCCGAAATCCTCAGAAAACATGGTGGGTCAGGTGGTGCGAGGCGGTCGGCAGACCGACACTCCCTGTCAAGGAAGAGTTGCCGCAAGAGGTCAGGCTGGCTCTATCCGCCTCGGGTGTGCATCTCGAGATGGGGATTGTGCTTGAGGGTCACGGTCGGGATGAACACTCCGCGTTCCCGTTCGGCGAGCCGAACCTCGGCGCCGCGATCGACGCGTCCCTGCCAGGCTCCCCGGATCGTCTGGGCGACGGCCGAACTTCCAGCACCGGTCCGCAGAGGACGCCGCAAGTCGAGTCCTTCGGCCGCGTACAGACACATGAACCAGACGCCGTCGGCCGTCAACCGTGAGCGGTCGCACGTGCCGCAGAACGGTGTCGTGGTCGATGCGATGACGCCGATGACCGTCCCATCGGGCAGGCGGAACCGATCCGCCGGCGCCCAGACCGTCTCCTCGATTGGCTCGGCGCTGCCGTAGTGCGCAGCCAGACGCCTGAGCATCTCCTCGCGCGGCACCACCTTGTCGGTGGACCAGCGCGTCGCCCCGCCCACATCCATGTACTCGATGAAGCGCACCTCGGCGCGGTGGGTCTTCGCGTACTCAATCAGCGGGACCATCTCGTCATCGTTCACGCCGCGCATGACCACGGTATCGATCTTCAGGCCGTCGAACAGCGGGGCAGCGGCCTCGATGCCGGCGAGCACGCGATCGTGCGTGGTCAGGCGGGTGAGGGCGGTGAACCTGTCGGGGCTGAGCGTGTCGAGGCTGACGGTCAGCCGCATCAGGCCCGCGTCCTTCAGGGGCGCCGCCTGGCGGGCGAGCAGGACGCCGTTGGTCGTGAGCGCGAGATCGGTCAGCCTCGCGCTCGAGGCGAGCAGGCGCACGAGGTCCGGCAGGTCGCGCCGAAGCAGCGGTTCACCGCCGGTGAGGCGCACCTTGTCCACACCGAGGTCGGCGAACAGCGCGACCAGCGTCGCGATCTCCTCGAACGTGAGGAGGTCCTCCTTGGGCAGCCACGCGTACTCCTCCTCCGGCATGCAGTACTGGCAGCGGAGGTTGCAGCGGTCCGTGACCGAGACACGCAGGCTGCGAAGGGGTCGGCCGAGCCGATCGACGAGTGACATCCCCTCGATCTTAACTCAGAGAGACCGTTCCGAGGCGACGGCCGAGTGGCCGAGCTACGGTCTGGCCCTCGAACTTCGGGTCCCATCGGCCGGGGATTCGGGTGCCGCAGGCGGGGCACGCGCCGTCTGGCGTCAGGCGGTAGCGGCGAATCAGGTAGGCGAAGCGTTCGATGAGAATCTCATGGCACGACGGGCAGGTCGTGTCCTCGCACCCGCCGACCGAGCCGGGCATGTTGCCGGCGTAGACGTAGGTGAGTCCGGCAGCCCGACCAATGTCCACGGCCCTGAGCAGCATGTCGACCGTCGTGTCCCCCGTGCCGCTCATCCGGTAATCCTCGTGGTAGGCCGAGACGTGCCACGGAATGTTGGGGGAGACGCCGGCCAGAAACGCCGCCAGGCGCGTCAACTCGGCATCCGAATTGTTGAAGCCCGGTACGAGCAGCGTCACGACCTCCAGCCACAGCCCCATGGCGTGGGCCCGCCGGATCGTGTCAAGGATCGGCTCGAGACGTCCGCCGAGACTCCGGTAGTGCTTGTCGTCGAAACCCTTCAGATCGATCTTGAAGAGATCGATCCAGGGCCGGAGGTACTCGAGCACCTCGGGCGTCCCGTTGCCATTGGAGACGAAGCCGGTGACCAGGCCGGCCTGCCTGGCGTGCTTGAAGATCTCCACCGCCCACTCGGTCGTGATCAGCGGTTCGTTGTAGGTGCTGACGATGGCCTTGGCGCCGGAGCGGACGGCGTCTTGGACCAGCGCCTCGGGCGAGGCGGTCTGCGCGTGGAGCGAGGCGTTGGGGTCGCGGAGCGCCTGCGAGGTGACCCAGTTCTGGCAGTACCCGCAGTGGAGATCGCACCCGAGCATGCCGAAGCTGTAGGCGAGCGCGCCGGGATAGGCATGGAAGAAGGGCTTCTTCTCGATGGGGTCGCACTGGGCGCTGCTCACGTAGCCCCAGGGCACCATCAAGCGACCGTTCCGGTTGAACCGGACCTTGCACACGCCCTGCGCGCCGTTGGGGATTGGACACCGATGTCCACACGCGAAGCATCGCGTCCAGTCTCCGTTGTACGTCTCGTACAACTCGCCTTCCCTCGTGCGCCGCGCCAGTTCGTCGGCCAACGATCTCATGCTGCCTTCTGACTCCTGCCCAAGTTCACCTCGGTGCCGCCCGCGGAACAATCTCCGAGAACTGAATGTTGAGGATCGGATAGCGTGCCCACTCGCGGTAGTTGAAGTGCCACCACTCGTTCGGCTCGACCGTGAACCCCTCGGTTTCCATCGCGGCCTTCAGCCGATCTCGCGCGATGCGCTGCTGGTCAGTGCCGCCGGTGTACGTCGGGTAGGCCCGCGGCGACATCTCGTCGTAGACGCTCGGCATCTCGGCCTCGCGACCGGTCGCAAGGTCGTACAGGGACAGGTCCACGGCGCAGCCGCGGTTGTGCTTGGAGCCCTTCGTCGGATCGGCGACGAACTCCCGCTTGTCGGGCGGCGTCACGTCCCAGAAGATCTTCGTCACCGACCAGGGCCTGTAGCCGTCGTAGACCAGCAACCCGAATCCCTGCTTCCTGAGCGCGGCATTGACGCGGACGAGCGCCTCGGCGGCCGGGCGCTGGAGCAGCGCCCGCGCCTCGGGGTAGACCGGGCGGCCGGCGAGGTTGTTCGGCGTGGCGTAACGGATGTCGAGATGGATGGTCGGGTCGAGTGCGACCAACTCGACCAGGTCCGAGTCCAGGATCTCTGCTGCGTCGCGACGCGGAAACTCGGCCGGAACGGCCAC
It includes:
- the amrS gene encoding AmmeMemoRadiSam system radical SAM enzyme translates to MRSLADELARRTREGELYETYNGDWTRCFACGHRCPIPNGAQGVCKVRFNRNGRLMVPWGYVSSAQCDPIEKKPFFHAYPGALAYSFGMLGCDLHCGYCQNWVTSQALRDPNASLHAQTASPEALVQDAVRSGAKAIVSTYNEPLITTEWAVEIFKHARQAGLVTGFVSNGNGTPEVLEYLRPWIDLFKIDLKGFDDKHYRSLGGRLEPILDTIRRAHAMGLWLEVVTLLVPGFNNSDAELTRLAAFLAGVSPNIPWHVSAYHEDYRMSGTGDTTVDMLLRAVDIGRAAGLTYVYAGNMPGSVGGCEDTTCPSCHEILIERFAYLIRRYRLTPDGACPACGTRIPGRWDPKFEGQTVARPLGRRLGTVSLS
- the moaA gene encoding GTP 3',8-cyclase MoaA; this translates as MSLVDRLGRPLRSLRVSVTDRCNLRCQYCMPEEEYAWLPKEDLLTFEEIATLVALFADLGVDKVRLTGGEPLLRRDLPDLVRLLASSARLTDLALTTNGVLLARQAAPLKDAGLMRLTVSLDTLSPDRFTALTRLTTHDRVLAGIEAAAPLFDGLKIDTVVMRGVNDDEMVPLIEYAKTHRAEVRFIEYMDVGGATRWSTDKVVPREEMLRRLAAHYGSAEPIEETVWAPADRFRLPDGTVIGVIASTTTPFCGTCDRSRLTADGVWFMCLYAAEGLDLRRPLRTGAGSSAVAQTIRGAWQGRVDRGAEVRLAERERGVFIPTVTLKHNPHLEMHTRGG
- a CDS encoding M15 family metallopeptidase, encoding MRKVLLVLVAAGLLLAAVASAQVAVPAEFPRRDAAEILDSDLVELVALDPTIHLDIRYATPNNLAGRPVYPEARALLQRPAAEALVRVNAALRKQGFGLLVYDGYRPWSVTKIFWDVTPPDKREFVADPTKGSKHNRGCAVDLSLYDLATGREAEMPSVYDEMSPRAYPTYTGGTDQQRIARDRLKAAMETEGFTVEPNEWWHFNYREWARYPILNIQFSEIVPRAAPR